GTATTAATTCGCCTTCCGTGAGGCCACTGTCTTCGAAGGTGGTAAGGCCGCTGTCGTCAATCTGCCGCAGCAGGCGCAGGCCCGCCTCCGTAATGCAGATATCCACGGCCCGGCGATTGGCAGGGCAAACGGTGCGGGTTACGAGCTTCTTTTCTTCGAGCTTATCGACGATACGCGAGGCATTACTGGTTTTGTCGAGCATGCGCTCGATAAGCAGTGCCACGGTGGCCGGTTTGGGATATTGCCCGCGCAAGATGCGCAGCACGTTAAATTGCGGCAGCGTAACCCCATACGGCCGAAATGCCGCCGCTTGCCGCAGCGACAGCCAGCCGGCAGTAAACAGGATATTTAAATAAGCTTTCTGGCCTTCATTCTGGAAGGTTGGCTGCTTGATTTCGTCTTCGAGGCGCACGGTTAAGCGGAATTACGGATGCAAATTTAGTGTACATACATTAAATGTAGTGACACCGTTCAGGATTTTTCACTAATTTTTTTTTCACACGTAAAAGGGCAGGCCTTCCTGGCTGGTCTTTTCCCCTTTTTGTCGCGCTCTCTCACCCCATGCGTAGTACTCCGTTTTTCGCCGCTGCCCTGCTGGGGGCTGCCTTATCGCTCACTTCCTACACGAGCCAGGCCCAATCGGGCGGCACGCCCATCCGGCCCAATCGCAACGCGCAATTTGTGTTTCGCGATGGCGAAGTAGTTCAGCGCCTGGGCACCCAGATTACGCCGCTGGAGCAGAATATCCGGCTGCCCAACGGCACAAAAATCAACGTAAAGAGTGGTATTGTGGAGTTTCCGGGCGGTAAAATCACCAGCCTGCACGAAAACGACTATATCAATGCGGAAGGCGGCATTGTATTTGGCTCGCCGGCCAGCGCCGCCGCTGCCCGTGGCGACAACTCGGTGGCGGCTGATGCCAAATTCGACAAATATGTGCAGGTGGGCACCGCTCCTACTACCATTTTGGGCGATGCCCCCAACGAGCGCGAACAGCTGCTGATGCACAAGATTGAGCTGCTCAACCGCAAGGTGGCGCTGCTCCAGCAAACCCACCCCAACGCGCCGAATACAGATGTTGTAGATAAACAGCTGCAGGAAATTGACACGCAGCTAAAAACGGTAAAGTAAGCTTCAGATGTAGCTGCTTGCGGCTGCTTATCCTACTATCCGGGCGGGCTTAATATAGTTTTTATACTATATTAAGCCCGCCCGGATGTTTCTCCTCAATCTTTAAAGCCATCCCGGGTTACGCGACTGGCACGAGCTCCCCATTTTGTTCCTGCACCAACCCGAATGGCTCGTCGCGCACGACCAGAATGCCGTCGAGGTCGTGGACATCGGCCAGGGCGCTGATTTGCAGCGCCGACCAGATGCCGAGTGAGGTTTCGACCATGCAGCCCAGCATGGGCAGCAGGCCGTGGGCGCGGGTCTGGCGCAGCAGCTCAATACCGCGCTGGTAGCCGCCGGCCTTCATCAGCTTCACGTTGACGCCGTGAAACTGCCGGGCAATCTCGGCAAAATCGGCCTCGTCGGTTACCGACTCATCGGCCAGCAGCGGCACTGCCACGCGGGGGCGCAGGTAGCGGTAGTCGGCGGCCAGCGCGGCCGGGAGCGGCTGCTCCAGTAAGCGCAGGCGCAGGCCGGGCACGGCGGCAGCATTTTCCAGAAAGCGCAGCAGGCTGTCGGCATCGGCCCAGGCTTCGTTGCCATCTACCAGCAGCGGCCGGCCGGGCAAGGCTGCCGCCACGGTCCGCAGCAGGTCGAGCGCCCCCTCCTGGTTTACTTTCACTTTCAGCAGGCCGAAGCGGGCGGCCTGCTGCGCAGCAATAAAAGCGGCCACCTCGCCCGGCTCCATAATCGGCAGGGTAAAAGCAGTGGCTACGCGTGGGCCGGGCGGCGGCACACCCAGCCACTGCCACACCGGCTGCCCGGCGCGGGCGGCCAGGCAGTGCGTAAGGGCCGATTCCAGGGCAAAGCGCAGGGCGTGCGCCACTGGTCGGGCCGCCAGCAGGGCCGTGAGGTCGGCCAGCGTATCGACCTGGGCCAGCCCGTGGGCCAGCAGGTCGTCGAACTGCGCCTGGAGCAGCGCGGGGGTTTCGTCGTAGCGCACGTTGGGCGCGGCTTCGCCCCGGCCGCTGGTGCCGGCCTGGGTGGCTTGCAGCACCAGGTTGGTTTTACTGGCCGAGGCATTCCGCGATATTTTCCAGAGAAAGCGCAGGGGCAGCTCGTAGGCAGTCAGGGTCCAGGTAGTCATGGGGCGGCGACAAAATGGGCGGTACAAAGGTGGGAAGCGCAGGGGTATCGGGCGGCTGGCAACGCCCCGGTTTCGGCGCGCCCTGCCGTTCTTTATACCCGATTTGCTTTTTCACCTTACCTACATGAAGTTTTCGCGTGTCTTTGGGCTGGCCGTACTGGTGGCGGCCCTGGCGGTTGTTTTAACCCTACTGGCCGCTTACGGCCTTCTTTCCCTGCCACCGGCCGTGCCCGTAGCGGCGCGCTGGCTGGCCCTGGCCGCGCTGGCCGCTGCGCTGGCGCCACGCCGCTCGCTCACCCTCTGGATTGTGCTGAGCATGCTGGTCGGCATTGAGCTGGGCCACGACGCCCCGGCGGCCGCCATGCACCTGAAGGTACTGAGCGATGCCTTTTTGCGGCTCGTCAAAACGATTATTGCCCCGCTGGTTTTTGCCACGCTGGTGGTGGGTATTGCCGGCCATGCCAACCTCAAACAGGTGGGCCGCATGGGGCTGAAGGCCCTGATTTACTTTGAGGTCGTCACTACGTTTGCGCTCTTTATCGGGCTGGCTGCTATCAACCTGACCAAAGCCGGCAAGCTAGCCCCGGCGGTATTGGCAGCCGCCCAGCGGGCCAATACGGCTTCGGAGGCAGCTAGCCTGGCCACTGCCGCGCCCCAGACGGCCGCCGATATCATTCTGCACATCTTCCCCGAAAACATAGCCAAGTCGGTGGCCGAAGGGCAGGTGCTGCAGGTAGTCATTTTTGCCATCATATTTGCTATCGGCCTGGCCCTCACGCCCGAGCGCACGCGCCGCCCCATGCTCGACTTCTGCGAGAGTCTGTCGGAAGTCATGTTTAAGTTTACCAACGTGGTGATGTACTTCGCCCCGCTGGGCGTGGGCGGGGCGCTGGCCTACACGGTAGGCAAAATGGGTTTTGGGCCCCTGCTCAATGCGCTGCAACTGTTGCTTACGCTATATGGCGCGCTCATTGCCTTTGTACTGCTGGTGCTGCTGCCGGTGGCAGTGTTGATGCGCCTGCCCATCAAGCGCTTCGCGCGGGCCGTAGCCGAGCCGGTGAGCATTGCCTTCGCTACCACCAGCAGCGAGGCCGCGCTGCCCCGCGCCATGGAGGCGATGGAAGGTATTGGCGTGCCGCGCCGCATTGTGGCCTTCGTGATGCCCACGGGCTACTCATTTAACCTCGATGGTACTACGCTTTACCTATCGCTGGCGGCGGTGTTCGTGGCGCAGGCGGCCGGCGTGCCCCTCACCTTCGGGCAGCAATTGCTCATGGTATTCACGCTGATGCTTACCAGCAAAGGCGTGGCCGGCGTGCCCCGCGCCTCCCTCGTGATTCTGCTGGCTACGGTGGCTTCGTTCAACCTGCCGGCCTGGCCGGTGTTTATTATTCTGGGCATCGACGCGCTGATGGACATGGCCCGCACGGCCGTAAACGTGCTCGGCAACTGCCTGGCCTCGGCCGTGGTGGCCCGCTGGGAGGGCGAGTTTATCGACAACTACGTAGCGCCGGCCGACCTGTTTGCGGCCGAAGCGCCGGCGCCCGTTACTGCCCAGTAAACCCCAACCGGGGCCGGCAAGCCGAGTTTTTTTAAGTGCTGCTAAACAAAACGATAGTAGTTGTTTTAGTAAAAGAGAAGGGAATAGTTGCGGAGGCATTACAGATTCTTCCCTAACTTTAGAGCAGATTTCACTCATATCTAAGTAGTTGCCTGCCTAACAGCTAACGCGTTCCCCGCATAATTCAATTGCGCTTCCATTTATCTCTACTATGAAGCTACTATCTGGCACTAGCCGCATTCTGGCGCTGAGCGTGTGCGGGCTGGCTGGCCTCGGGGCCTGTAAATCCGTAAAAGGCACTTTTACCGCTACCCCAACGGCGACCATTACCAAGCGCCTGCCCCCGCTGGAAATTACGGCCGACCCCGGCCCGCTCGCCATGAACGACGGGGCCCTGCCCGAAGACCCGCTCCGGATGTTTAAAGCTGAGCTGCAGCGCAACGTAGTAGAGCCTACCGACACCGCTACCTACGGCTACGCCCGCCTAGTGGTAACGAAAGTAAAAACTACCCGCACCGGCCGCAGCCTGCAAGCGGCACAGGTGGTTACCTTTTTGATACCCAGCCTGTTTGGCGCGCCGCTCGAATGGTATAAGACCGATATTCAGGCCGAGGTGCAGCTGATGAATGCCAACGGCGAGCTGCTGGGCACTTACACGGGCAGAGGCACCTCTAACGTGAAGGTGGCCATGTACCACGGCTACTCGCAGACCGACGCCCCGCGCCTGGCCGATGTGCTGGCCCTGCGCGAGGCCCTGGCCCAGATTCGGCCGCAGCTCGACACGGCGGCCACCCGCCTGCGCCCGCTATTGATGGCCGGCGGCCAGGTAAATAACCCTACCCTGCCCGGCGGCAGCACCAAGCAATAACTTAAGTAGGCGGCCCCGCCGCGTCTGAGCAGCCCGGCCCCGGCACGGTGCCACTTGCGGGCACTGCCGGGGCCGGGTTTTGCGTTATACGTTATATCAGCTATGAAACTTTTCCTTCGCTGCGTTGCCTTCGCGCCCTTACTGGCACTGGCAGCAAGCTGCTGCGCCAACAATCCCCTTAACTGCAACGACTTACAGGCTGATTCCCTGTATTTAATTCTGAATAGTAACCCTGCTGACAGCCATAGCTTTTCGGCAGCCGAGCTTGATACCGTGTACCTGCGGCGCTACAGCCCTACTGACTCAACCACCCTTTCTGACCCGGTAACTATTGTGCGGGCCCAGCAGCAACAAACCAACAGTTCACTCCTCGCTACTCTCAAAAGCGCCAATCTAGACCCGAGCACTACATTGGTTATCAGCAATAATGAGCCCTTCCCACCCAGTATTACGGGCGGTAAGCTCAATGCCTATAACTACCTGCTAACGGTGCACGACAACGCGCAGGGAGCGCCAACATACCAGTTTAAAATTAATAGTATTCAGCTAAAAGGCGACTATGTAGCCGATGCCTGCAGCACCTGCTATAAAAATACGTACAAGCGATTTCGCGTGAATGGCGGCCCCTACCAGGATGTGACCGAAAGCGGTGGCTTGCCGGTAGCAGTTACGCTTAGCAAGCCTTAGCTTGTAGCAGTGAGTACGACTGCTGGCTGCCTGATATATATATATATATATTATAACATTCACATTAGTATATTATTCCTATCGCCCGCTCACCTTCTGCTTATGCCTGCCACTATTGCTCCTGTTGTTTCTCTGGCTGCCGCCGAAGCCTTAGCCTCGCCGGCGGGTAGCGCGGAGCATAGTACGGCGGCCGAAGGGCAGGCGCGGTTCCCCTTTGCTTCGCGCCTGAGCCTGGAGCCACTCATTGCTTACTGGCAGGAGCGCGCCCAAGCCGCCAACCCCGGCATTGCGCGGCTGGCTCAGGGCGTGCTCGCGCAGGTAGCCGATACGGCCGGCTGCCGGGGCAACCTCGTCGGCGTTCAGGCCCTCGATGAGTGCCCCGATGTGGTTGATACGCTGATGACGGCCGTGTTTCCGCCGGCCACCACGGCCACGGCTATCAGCGGGGCCATCGCGCCGTTTCAGCGGCAGAGCTTTTACCATACGGCGCGCTTTGCGGAGGTGCTGCTGGGCAAGGACCGCACCATCAAGCAGCCCCTAAATGTAGACCTGGCGACGCTCGAAGCGCAGCTGACGCGCATGGCCTACCTGCTTATTCTGGTGCGCGAGTATGGCGCTGAGGCGCCCGAAACGGGCTCTTTTATTTTTACGGTGCCCGATTATCAGATTGGTCTTTACCGGCACTACGGCCTTAGCCTCGACTCGACCTTTGTGCAGGTGCGCCTGGTGGGCCAAAAACCGGTGCTGACGCCCGCACAGGTGCAGCTGCTGCTCCACAACCGCCACCGGCTCGACCTGTGGCACGAGCTACTGCCGTCCGAACACTTTGCGCTCGAAGGGTTTAATCTGCTGCAGCTGGTAGACGTGACAACTCAGGAAATTTTGTCGGAGCTGAAATACGACCTGCTGGAGCGTGACGTGCTACAGGCTCCCGACCGCCTGGAACAGATTCAGGAAAAGCTGCGGGTGCTTTTTGCGCGGCCGGCGCTGCAGGTAGGCATTGCGGCCTACGACGAGCGCAAAAAGGCCTTTGTAGATTTTGGCCGCAAAATCAACCACAGCTTTCTGATTAAGCAGCTCCAGGGCCAGCAGCTGGAAGGCGAGTTTCGCCTGCTCTACGAGCGCCTGCTGATTGAGCGCCGCCCGCTGGTGCTCGAAAACGTGGCCACCGCGCCCAACCTGCCCGAAGGCCTGCGCCAGCAGATACTGGGCATGGGAATTCACTCGGCTATTCTGGCGCTGCTGCCCTACGGGCCCGACACGGTGGGCCTGCTGGAGCTGGGCTCGCCCAATCCTGATACGCTGGACGAGTTTGACTTAGAGCTGGTTAACCAGTTTGTACCGCTGTTTGCGGTGGCCGTGAAGCGCAATGCCGAAGACCTGGAAACCCGCATTCAGGCAGTTATCAAGGAAAAATTTACCGCTATTCATCCCACTATGGAGTGGCGCTTCAACGATGCGGCCCGCCGCCTGCTGGCCCGGCAGGACGACGGCGACCGCACCGCCGAGATGGAGCCCATCGTGTTTGAGGATGTGTACCCGCTGCATGGCTCCTGCGACATCCGGGGCAGCAGCATGGCCCGCAACGAGGCCGTGCAGGGCGACCTTATCGAACACCTTACCCTGGCTAATAGGGTGCTCAAAAAGGCTTCCGATTTTCAGCAGCTGCCCATCCTCGACGAGCTCAAGTTCTACGTTACCAAAAACCTGCGCCGCCTGCGCCAGGGCATCATCAGCGGCGATGAGGTGAGTATCTACGACTCGCTGCGCACGGAGGTAGAGCCGCTTTTTGAGTACCTGGCCCAGAACACGCCCGAGCTGCGCGCTACCATTGCCGCCTACTGGCAGCAGATTGACCCGCGCCTGGGTATCCTGTATCACCGCCGCCGCGAGTTTGAGGAAAGCGTTACGCGCCTCAACGATACTATCAGCGCTTACCTCGACGAGGAAGAAGTGAAGGCGCAGCAGATGTTTCCGCACTATTTCCAGCGCATGAAAACCGATGGCGTAGAGCACAATATCTACGTGGGCGGCAGCCTGGTGCAGGACAAGCCCTTCGACCTGGTTTTCCTCAAAAACCTGCGGCTTTGGCAGCTGCTGGTAATGGTGGAGATAACCCGCCGCACCAACGCGCTCAAAGCCGAGCTGCCCATGCCGCTCGACACAACCCAGCTTATTCTCATCCACTCGCAGCCGCTGAGTATCCGCTTCCGGCAAGACGAGCGGCAGTTTGACGTAGACGGCGCGTATAATATTCGCTATGAGATAATTAAGAAGCGAATTGACAAGGCTGTGGTGCTGGCTACCGGCGAGCGCCTTACTCAGCCCGGCAAGCTGGCTCTGGTGTACACGCAGCCCCGCGATGCCGCCGAATACATAGAGTATATTGATTATCTACAAGACCGTAAGCTCCTGGAGCCCGGCATGGAAGAGCTGGAGCTCGACGAGCTTCAGGGGGTGAAAGGCCTGCTGGCCCTGCGCGTGACCGTGAAGCTGTAGCGAAAAGCAAAGCTATGAACAATTCGATTACCTTTATTATCTATACTCCACTCGCCAATTTAACCTATCCAAGTCTTTGACCTTGTAAGCAAACTTCCTGGTGTAAAGCTGTTTCGTGGCGAGGCTGTCAAATGACACGCTTTTTAGAAGTTTCTTGTCAAAAAGAAAAATGGTCAATGTACTGTCTTCACATTCATTGTTAATGTAGTCTTCCCACCCGCCTAAAGATGGTGGTATGTGGGCCGAACTATCTCCTGGTGAAGACCATTGCATTCTATCCCATAAGGTGTCACCGCTTATACTTTTGATAACAACAGGAGAGGTAAACCGATTTTTATTTGAAAGATTGATAAATACTATTTCTGGCGTTTTGTTCACTATATTCAATCTCGTGTCAAAAGTATCTATTACACACGTAATCAAAAAAAACGGAAGCACAAGTAGCAAGGCATACAAAATTATTTTTGCCCTTGTAATACCTTTAAAATTATTTGCCAGCATAGCTAACGTCAAAGTAAATTTCTGTCTATTTGTCTAAATGCTGTTAGGTGTAGAAGGCAGGTTATTCTTAAAGATTAGAATATATTATTAAACCCATTGCACAAAATTGCCTGACACGAGATACAGGCCCGTGCCTAATTGAGGCAGGTTTATGACCACGCCGGACTGGATGCTATCGGGGACAATAGGCTGGCCAAAACAAAAATAATTAAACTGAAATAATTAATAATTATATATTTTTTCTTTGCCTTTTTTATATTCTATTACTTTCTTTAAAATTAATTCACCCTGCGAATCTGTTATGAATGTTTTATTAAGTGAATCAACAGAGGGATTATAATTGCGCAAATTATATTGTTTAAATATCAAGGA
The sequence above is drawn from the Hymenobacter baengnokdamensis genome and encodes:
- a CDS encoding MarR family winged helix-turn-helix transcriptional regulator translates to MRLEDEIKQPTFQNEGQKAYLNILFTAGWLSLRQAAAFRPYGVTLPQFNVLRILRGQYPKPATVALLIERMLDKTSNASRIVDKLEEKKLVTRTVCPANRRAVDICITEAGLRLLRQIDDSGLTTFEDSGLTEGELIQLNNLLDKIRA
- a CDS encoding dicarboxylate/amino acid:cation symporter, with the protein product MKFSRVFGLAVLVAALAVVLTLLAAYGLLSLPPAVPVAARWLALAALAAALAPRRSLTLWIVLSMLVGIELGHDAPAAAMHLKVLSDAFLRLVKTIIAPLVFATLVVGIAGHANLKQVGRMGLKALIYFEVVTTFALFIGLAAINLTKAGKLAPAVLAAAQRANTASEAASLATAAPQTAADIILHIFPENIAKSVAEGQVLQVVIFAIIFAIGLALTPERTRRPMLDFCESLSEVMFKFTNVVMYFAPLGVGGALAYTVGKMGFGPLLNALQLLLTLYGALIAFVLLVLLPVAVLMRLPIKRFARAVAEPVSIAFATTSSEAALPRAMEAMEGIGVPRRIVAFVMPTGYSFNLDGTTLYLSLAAVFVAQAAGVPLTFGQQLLMVFTLMLTSKGVAGVPRASLVILLATVASFNLPAWPVFIILGIDALMDMARTAVNVLGNCLASAVVARWEGEFIDNYVAPADLFAAEAPAPVTAQ
- a CDS encoding enolase C-terminal domain-like protein, with the translated sequence MTTWTLTAYELPLRFLWKISRNASASKTNLVLQATQAGTSGRGEAAPNVRYDETPALLQAQFDDLLAHGLAQVDTLADLTALLAARPVAHALRFALESALTHCLAARAGQPVWQWLGVPPPGPRVATAFTLPIMEPGEVAAFIAAQQAARFGLLKVKVNQEGALDLLRTVAAALPGRPLLVDGNEAWADADSLLRFLENAAAVPGLRLRLLEQPLPAALAADYRYLRPRVAVPLLADESVTDEADFAEIARQFHGVNVKLMKAGGYQRGIELLRQTRAHGLLPMLGCMVETSLGIWSALQISALADVHDLDGILVVRDEPFGLVQEQNGELVPVA
- a CDS encoding DUF6799 domain-containing protein codes for the protein MRSTPFFAAALLGAALSLTSYTSQAQSGGTPIRPNRNAQFVFRDGEVVQRLGTQITPLEQNIRLPNGTKINVKSGIVEFPGGKITSLHENDYINAEGGIVFGSPASAAAARGDNSVAADAKFDKYVQVGTAPTTILGDAPNEREQLLMHKIELLNRKVALLQQTHPNAPNTDVVDKQLQEIDTQLKTVK
- a CDS encoding GAF domain-containing protein, encoding MPATIAPVVSLAAAEALASPAGSAEHSTAAEGQARFPFASRLSLEPLIAYWQERAQAANPGIARLAQGVLAQVADTAGCRGNLVGVQALDECPDVVDTLMTAVFPPATTATAISGAIAPFQRQSFYHTARFAEVLLGKDRTIKQPLNVDLATLEAQLTRMAYLLILVREYGAEAPETGSFIFTVPDYQIGLYRHYGLSLDSTFVQVRLVGQKPVLTPAQVQLLLHNRHRLDLWHELLPSEHFALEGFNLLQLVDVTTQEILSELKYDLLERDVLQAPDRLEQIQEKLRVLFARPALQVGIAAYDERKKAFVDFGRKINHSFLIKQLQGQQLEGEFRLLYERLLIERRPLVLENVATAPNLPEGLRQQILGMGIHSAILALLPYGPDTVGLLELGSPNPDTLDEFDLELVNQFVPLFAVAVKRNAEDLETRIQAVIKEKFTAIHPTMEWRFNDAARRLLARQDDGDRTAEMEPIVFEDVYPLHGSCDIRGSSMARNEAVQGDLIEHLTLANRVLKKASDFQQLPILDELKFYVTKNLRRLRQGIISGDEVSIYDSLRTEVEPLFEYLAQNTPELRATIAAYWQQIDPRLGILYHRRREFEESVTRLNDTISAYLDEEEVKAQQMFPHYFQRMKTDGVEHNIYVGGSLVQDKPFDLVFLKNLRLWQLLVMVEITRRTNALKAELPMPLDTTQLILIHSQPLSIRFRQDERQFDVDGAYNIRYEIIKKRIDKAVVLATGERLTQPGKLALVYTQPRDAAEYIEYIDYLQDRKLLEPGMEELELDELQGVKGLLALRVTVKL